Within the Mycobacterium gordonae genome, the region GCCGCCGGCATGCCGAGGAACCCCAGCCATTGCAGCCGGCATCGTGCGCGGCAAAGATTGGTCCCGAATCGACGCGCACGCGCGTCTTGCTGGCGTTAACCGGCGCGGTGACCGATAGTCAGTTCAAGCCGGCCGACGCCCATCTCATCGGGAGTGGGTGTTCATGCGGGAGAACTCATGGCGGAGCGGGCGGGACATGGTGCGTCACATTATCGTCAGCGGTCACGATGCGTTGGCTGCGACGATCATCGAGGAACTCAACAAGGTCGGCGCCAACGTCGCAATGCTGGCCGGCGACAACTTGGTGGGGGTCGATCTCACCAATGCCGATGCCGTCGTGTGCGTCGGCGACGACGACGCGAGGAACCTCGAAATCGCTTTGCTCGCACGGAAAGCCAATCCTCATGTGCGGGTGGTCGCCCGGCTGGCCAACGACGTGCTGCGCGAGGCGATGGCCGCCGACAACGGCCCCGGCGCGATCCTGGACGTCGCCGACCTCGCCGCGCCCTCGGTGGTCGAATCGGTGCTGGCCTATACCGCGCACCCGTTCGAGGTGGCCGGCATCGACTTCGTGGTCTCGAGGTCCGAAGCGCCGCGGGACGCGACCCTGCGTGAGATCTACGGCGACCTGGCTCCGGTGGCGGTGATCGGTGGCAAGGACTCGCCCGCTCCCGGGGAAGTGGTGGCGTGTCCCGGGCGGGACCTGCAGGTCCGGGCCGGTGACTGGACGGCGATGATCGGCACCGCCGAGGAGGTGGCCGCTCGCGGCATGACGGTTCCCCGGCCGGTGCCCAACCGCTCCGGCCGGCCCCGGATGCACCGCGGCCTCGACGCGGCGCGCACCCTGCGCGACGAAGTGAATCCGATGTTCTTCCGGGCGCTGGGGGCAGCGGCCGCGTTGCTGGTGGGGTCGACAGTATTGCTGCGCTACGCCTACCAGATGCCCGGGATGAGCTGGATCGACGCGTTGTACTTCACCACCGAAACGATCGCCACGGTCGGCTACGGCGACTTCAACTTCTTCAACCAGCCAATCTGGCTGCGGCTGTACAGCATCATGTTGATGTTCGCCGGCGTCACCACCACCGCGCTGCTGGTGGCCTTCATCGCCGACCTGCTGCTCTCGCGCCGCTTCGTCCGCTCGGCCGGGCGCTCAAGGGTGCGCCACATGCGCAACCACATCATCGTCGTCGGCCTGGGCTCCTTCGGCAGCCGCGTGGTCAGCGACCTGACCGCCGCCGGGCGCGACGTCGCCGTCATCGAACTCGACGAGAACAACCGGTACCTGGCATCGGCGGCCGAACTCGAGGTTCCGGTGATCTTCGGTGACGCGACGCTGCGCCAGACGCTCGAGCATGCCGGGATTGAGAAGGCCCGCGCGGTGGCCGTGCTGACCCAGGACGACATGGTCAACATCGAGGTCGGCATCGTCTTGCGGGAGATGTTGAACACCCGCTCGCACCGCAAGCTGCATCGCAAGGACGTGCCGTTGGTGCTGCGGGTGTACGACCGGTCACTGGGTTCGGCGGTGGCCCAGCGGTTCGGCTTCGACAACGTCCGCTCGACTGTCGATCTGGCGGCGCCCTGGTTCATCGGCGCCGCGATGGGACTGCAGGTGCTGGGGACGTTCTCCATCGGGCAACGCTCCTTCATGGTGGGCGGGATGTGCGTCGCCTCTGGCAGCGAGCTCGACGGCAAGCCCATGCACGAGCTGTCCACCCAGGTCCGCGTCATCGCGATCACCGGGCCCGACGGGCAGGTCAAGCTGCACCCGCGCCGCGACGCGCGCCTGGAGGGCGGCGACACCGTCTACCTCGTCGGCCCCTACCGCGAACTGCTGGCCACTCTGCGCAAGGGACAGCCCTCGGATCAGTCGGTCGACAGCATGCGGGCAGGCTGACTACAACGCGGCGACGACGTCTGCGGCCCGACGCAGCTGCTCGGTGTCCGAGCTGGTGGGGATGAGTTGCACTTCGTGTGTGCCGATGTCGGCGAATCCCCTGAGTACCGCGACCAGCTCGTCCTCGGAACCCGCCCATCCGGTCATCGGCGCCATGGCATCGACGTACTCGGCCGGGATCCAGTTCATGTACCGCCGCAGGTGCCGGTGCACCTGGCCGCGGGCTTCGTCGGCCGCGCCGAACGCGAACCAGAACGACGTCGCCAGGTGCGGCTCCGGTTTGCCGGCCTCGGCCCAGGCGCGACGTGCGACGTCGAACAGCTCGTTCTGCTTGGCGACATCGAGGTCCAAGGTGGTTCCGGCCATTCCGTCGGCCCAGGCGGCGGCGCTACGGACGGTTTTGGGTCCGATCGTGCCGACGTGTAGCGGCGGGCCACCTTTTTGCACGGGCGAGGGGCCGACCGGCCGCACCGAGTCGGTGGTCTTCTCCCCCGCCCACACGCGCTTCATCACCGCGACGCGCTCGGCCATGCCGCGGATGGTCTGCGTCTTGGGGTCGGCGCCCACCGCGTTGTAGTCCTCCTCCCGGCCACCCACCCCGATGCCCACCGTCAGGCGGCCGCCGCTGAGCATGTCGCCGGTGGCCAGGCCCTTGGCCAGCATCACCGGGTCGTGCAGCTGCGGGACGATCACCGTCGTCACCAGCCGCACCCGCTGCGTCCACGCTGAGATGGCGCCCAGCAAGGTCAGGCTGTCCGGGTTGTCGAAGGCGATGCGCTCGCCCCAGCACAGCGACGAGAACGGGCCCTCGTCGATCACCTGCGCCCACTGCCGCAGCAGCGTCGCGTCCAGGTCGGGCTCCATCACCGGCATCGTCATACCTATCTGCACGTAAGTGATTCTGGCAGCATGGGCGGATGGCACTAACGAGCACGTCAATCGCCCACGTCCGGCTCACTGTCACCGACATCGAGCGATCGCGGCGGTTCTACGAGAGCGTGTTCGACTGGCCGGTGCTCATCGAGGCCCCGGAGAACCCCGACGAGGCGACGCGGCGCCGGTTGGGTTTTCTATTCGGCGGCGTCATCTACGACATGGGTGGCGCGCTGCTCGGGTTGCGGCCGGTGGCCGATGACCGCTTCGACGAGGACCGGTGCGGGCTGGACCACCTGGCGTTGAGGATCGCCAGCAAGGACGAATTATATTCTGCAGCAAAACATCTCGATGAGATCGGGATTGCCCACGAGCCGGTCAAGGACATCGGGCCGGCCTACATCCTGGAGTTCCGCGACCCGGACAACATCGCCTTGGAGCTCACGGCGCCGAAGTAACGCCCCTCCGGCCTCTGACGCGAGCGTGCGGTTAGCGCCAGCGCCCACGGCGTGTCGGCGTACCCGGGTGCACGCTCGTGACAGAAAGAGACGCCATGCCCCATGCCCCATGCCCCATGCCCCATGCCCCGAGCGTGCGGTTAGCGCCAAAGCCCACGGCGTGTCGGCGTACCGGAGTGCACGCTCGCCACCGCAAGAGGACACTGGCGAAAACTATGAGTATCAGCTTCAACCACACCATCGTCGCGTCGCGCGACAAGCGGCAATCCGCGGAGTTTCTCACCGAACTGTTCGACCTGCCCGGCCCCGCACCGTTCGGCCCGTTCCTGGTCGTCGCACTGGAACACCTTGCCAGCCTGGACTACGCCGACGTCGCCGACGGCGACGAAATCCGGCCGCAGCACTACGCGTTCCTGGTCTCCGAAGCGGAGTTCGACGCCATCTACGGCAAGATCACCGCCCGCGGCTTGCCGCACTGGGCGGACCCTCGCGCCCAACGACCCGGCGAAATCAATACTCGGGACGGTGGCCGCGGCGTCTACTTCCGCGACCCAGCCGGGCACGCGATGGAGATTCTGACCAGGCCCTACGGCTCGGGCTAGCGGCGGGCGGCCCCGTGCCGCCGGCTCTCCTGGTCGCGGTAGTCGTCGGCCATCTGCGCGACATGCTCGGGCAGCGTGCCGTTGGCGACGTCTGCCACGGTCGTCTCCTCCAAGACCGACCGCATGCTGGCGCGCAACGCCCGCCACACATCGGTGAGCGCGACGGTCGGGCCGGAATAGGGCAGATCTCCCAGCCCGATGTCGCGCACGCTGGCCAACGGCCCGTCGATACACCGCAACACGTCAGCGATGCTGATCTCGGTGCCCGGCCGCGCCAGTTCGTAACCACCCTCACGTCCGCGGTGGCTGCGCACCAGGCGGTCGGTCCGCAGGTTGGTCAGGATGTCGACGAGGAACTGCGGCGGAATGCCCTGGGCCTGGGCCAGCTCGTCGGTCTTGACCAGCGTGCCACTGGGGACCGTCGCGAGCTGGACCATCGCCCGAACGGCGTACTCCGCCTTGGCCGACATCCGCATGCTCAGGATTGTGCCAGCCTCTTGCCCAGAACCTCCTACGCGCGCACTTCCAGCATGTCGATCACGCTCTGCGCCTGCTCTTCGACACTGCGGTCCGCGGTGAGCCGCAGGTCCGGGTTCTTGGGCCGCTGATAGGGACTGTCGATCCCGGTGAAGTGGGTAATCTCCCCCGCGCGGGCTTTGGCGTACAGCCCCTTGGGGTCGCGGCGTTCGCATTCCTTGAGCGGAGTGTCGCAAAACACCTCGAAAAACCCAAATCCGGCGTCGGCGTGGACTTTCCGGGCCATCTCGCGATGCTCGGCCAGCGGGCTGATGGCCGGCACCAGCACGATCTGACCCGAATCCGCGAGCAGCGTAGCCACATGCGCCAGCCGGCGCAGGTTCTCGGCCCGGTCTGCCATGCTGAAGCCCAGGTCGGCGTTCAGGCCGTGCCGCAGATTGTCGCCGTCGAGAACGTAAGCGGGAATGCCCTTTTCGAGCAGCTTCTGCTCGACCAGCATGGCCACTGACGACTTGCCCGCCCCGGACAAACCGGTGAGCCACACCGTCCTGCCCTGAGTAGCGCGATCGCTGGCGGAGACCAACGACTTGTGCCGCACGGTGTTCGGGCTGGCCTTCTGGGCCGCGACATCACGCAACACCATCCCCGCGGCCACCGTGCCATTGGTGTCCGGGTCGATCAGGATGAACGACCCGGTGCTGGCGTTGCGGGAGTACTCGTCGAGCAGCAACGGCACCTGGGTGCGCAACGAAACGCGGCCAAGTTCGTTAAGCTTGAGCGCCGTTGCCGTCTTGTCGCGGTGCAGGGTGTTGACGTCGAGCCGGTAGTCCAGTGCGGTGATCCGTGCGCGAGTGGTTCGGGTGGTGTGCTTGATGACGTAGTCACGGCCGGGCTCCAGGGCCGATCCGTCGGCCATCCAACACACGGTCGCATCGAACTGCTGGGCGATCCTGGGCTGATTGTTGGTGCGGGCGATCATGTCGCCGCGCGAGATGTCGATGTCGTCGGTCAGGCTCACCGAAACAGCCATCGGCGGAAAAGCTTCTGTCACCGCACCGTTCGGGCCCTCGATCGCAGCGATCCGGGTGGCCTTGCCGACGGGCAGCGCCACCACTTCATCACCGGGACGCATCACGCCGCTGGCGACGGTGCCGGCGTAACTGCGGTGGTCCTGGTGTTCGTGCGTATGCGGCCGGATGACGTATTGGACGGGGAACCGGACGTCGACCAGGTTGCGGTCACCGGCGATGAAGACCTCTTCGAGGTGGGAAAGCAGCGCCGGCCCTTCGTACCAGGGCGTCTGGTCTGACTTGGTCACCACGTTGTCGCCGCGCAGGGCAGAGATCGGGATGGTGGCGACGTCCTGCACATCCAGACGCGCCGCGAACGCGTGAAAGTCGTCGCGAATCGCCTCGAATTGCTCTTTGTCCCAACCGATCAGGTCCATCTTGTTGACGGCCAGCACGATGTGCTGGATGCCGAGCAGCGATGCCAGGAACGCGTGCCGCCTCGACTGCTCGAGCAGTCCGTGCCGCGCGTCGACGAGCACGATCACCAACTGCGCGGTGGAGGCACCGGTCACCATGTTGCGGGTGTACTGAATGTGTC harbors:
- a CDS encoding VOC family protein yields the protein MALTSTSIAHVRLTVTDIERSRRFYESVFDWPVLIEAPENPDEATRRRLGFLFGGVIYDMGGALLGLRPVADDRFDEDRCGLDHLALRIASKDELYSAAKHLDEIGIAHEPVKDIGPAYILEFRDPDNIALELTAPK
- the cysC gene encoding adenylyl-sulfate kinase gives rise to the protein MATLLRLATAGSVDDGKSTLIGRLLYDSKAVMEDQWAAVEKTSKDRGHDYTDLALVTDGLRAEREQGITIDVAYRYFATPKRKFIIADTPGHIQYTRNMVTGASTAQLVIVLVDARHGLLEQSRRHAFLASLLGIQHIVLAVNKMDLIGWDKEQFEAIRDDFHAFAARLDVQDVATIPISALRGDNVVTKSDQTPWYEGPALLSHLEEVFIAGDRNLVDVRFPVQYVIRPHTHEHQDHRSYAGTVASGVMRPGDEVVALPVGKATRIAAIEGPNGAVTEAFPPMAVSVSLTDDIDISRGDMIARTNNQPRIAQQFDATVCWMADGSALEPGRDYVIKHTTRTTRARITALDYRLDVNTLHRDKTATALKLNELGRVSLRTQVPLLLDEYSRNASTGSFILIDPDTNGTVAAGMVLRDVAAQKASPNTVRHKSLVSASDRATQGRTVWLTGLSGAGKSSVAMLVEQKLLEKGIPAYVLDGDNLRHGLNADLGFSMADRAENLRRLAHVATLLADSGQIVLVPAISPLAEHREMARKVHADAGFGFFEVFCDTPLKECERRDPKGLYAKARAGEITHFTGIDSPYQRPKNPDLRLTADRSVEEQAQSVIDMLEVRA
- a CDS encoding VOC family protein, whose amino-acid sequence is MSISFNHTIVASRDKRQSAEFLTELFDLPGPAPFGPFLVVALEHLASLDYADVADGDEIRPQHYAFLVSEAEFDAIYGKITARGLPHWADPRAQRPGEINTRDGGRGVYFRDPAGHAMEILTRPYGSG
- a CDS encoding Rrf2 family transcriptional regulator, with product MRMSAKAEYAVRAMVQLATVPSGTLVKTDELAQAQGIPPQFLVDILTNLRTDRLVRSHRGREGGYELARPGTEISIADVLRCIDGPLASVRDIGLGDLPYSGPTVALTDVWRALRASMRSVLEETTVADVANGTLPEHVAQMADDYRDQESRRHGAARR
- a CDS encoding NAD-binding protein yields the protein MVRHIIVSGHDALAATIIEELNKVGANVAMLAGDNLVGVDLTNADAVVCVGDDDARNLEIALLARKANPHVRVVARLANDVLREAMAADNGPGAILDVADLAAPSVVESVLAYTAHPFEVAGIDFVVSRSEAPRDATLREIYGDLAPVAVIGGKDSPAPGEVVACPGRDLQVRAGDWTAMIGTAEEVAARGMTVPRPVPNRSGRPRMHRGLDAARTLRDEVNPMFFRALGAAAALLVGSTVLLRYAYQMPGMSWIDALYFTTETIATVGYGDFNFFNQPIWLRLYSIMLMFAGVTTTALLVAFIADLLLSRRFVRSAGRSRVRHMRNHIIVVGLGSFGSRVVSDLTAAGRDVAVIELDENNRYLASAAELEVPVIFGDATLRQTLEHAGIEKARAVAVLTQDDMVNIEVGIVLREMLNTRSHRKLHRKDVPLVLRVYDRSLGSAVAQRFGFDNVRSTVDLAAPWFIGAAMGLQVLGTFSIGQRSFMVGGMCVASGSELDGKPMHELSTQVRVIAITGPDGQVKLHPRRDARLEGGDTVYLVGPYRELLATLRKGQPSDQSVDSMRAG
- a CDS encoding LLM class flavin-dependent oxidoreductase — encoded protein: MTMPVMEPDLDATLLRQWAQVIDEGPFSSLCWGERIAFDNPDSLTLLGAISAWTQRVRLVTTVIVPQLHDPVMLAKGLATGDMLSGGRLTVGIGVGGREEDYNAVGADPKTQTIRGMAERVAVMKRVWAGEKTTDSVRPVGPSPVQKGGPPLHVGTIGPKTVRSAAAWADGMAGTTLDLDVAKQNELFDVARRAWAEAGKPEPHLATSFWFAFGAADEARGQVHRHLRRYMNWIPAEYVDAMAPMTGWAGSEDELVAVLRGFADIGTHEVQLIPTSSDTEQLRRAADVVAAL